TCCTCCTCAACCGAACACATCACGAAGCCGCTTTAAGTTGCGAGGCGATCTTGGATTTGGGACCGCTGGGACCACGGCTGTCACCCGCCGTGATTTCACGTGCTGTCAGCTTCAGTGTGTACTGTGAGCGGATCTTTTCACGTCCACGTTACAGTTTGCTCCTGCCATATCGCagattatgttttgttttgtggaacAAAGCACAACTTATCAGCAGCTGTAAAACTGTGATTTATTGTGCCCACTTTTTATCGTGTTTTACAGCTTCAAACGCGACTACTAAATCTAAAAAACAGTCCTTGACGATTCAATGCcgtcttaaaaaatatttttggcgtATCATATGATACGTACTCTTGCCTCGAACAGACAAACCGGTCATCAACACCACCAAGCTCCCGAGAGTCGTCCCGCTGTTCCGAGGTTACCCCGAGGAGCTCGTGTGCGAAGCAGACGGCCAGCCGCCTCCCGTCATCTACTGGTCAAGCGGCGTTGAAAACCCCTCCTGGGAGTCAAGAGACAACATCACCGTTTTGAAGGCAGGCCACTACGTCTGCAAAGCCGTCAATGACGTGGCGTCGGATGTCCACGAGGTTGAAGTGATCCCAAAAGGTACTACCGCTACTAACGGGAACACAAAAATTCCTCAATGGCATCTTCCACAACTTTTCTTCAAGGACATGGagtgaagaaagaaagaaaaaaaaaattggttacaAACTTACTGTACCTTCTTGGCTTGACACGCTTCCTTCTGCACCGAAGCATGACAACTATCCATTTTTAACAACTAAAATGCATCTCGCCTAAATATATTAAgtcattattttctttaaagaaataaaacattttgagaCTTTCAATCTTGAGGTGACACAATGTTGCACGGCTGAAGAAAAGACCAGGCTGACTGTTTTCTTGAAGTACAAAACATGAATGACACTTATCGTTCGCCTTTGACGCAACCGGCATCCAGCAAAGAGATATTTTGTCTCTTTTGTAATCGTATGATAACAGAAGCACTACATGACCTTTTTTTGGACtgcctggaattttttttttttttttatgtgcataCAGTTAGAAATGTCATGATGGTTAAAATTGGGGCAAGCCCACACATTGGAATTTCAAATACTTTCTAAAATATTTcatatcaaaaaaacaaaacggactATTAATCTTTGCCGTGTTATGTTGTTGCTTCTCCAGAGGACTACCTGCCCCTCATCGCTGGCTTCGTGGCGGCCACGGTGGTGGTCATATCGGCCATTTTCCTCTTCATCTACTCCATCTATTACAAGAATACCAAGATGCGGCGCTACAGTCTGAAGAACCCCAAACTCGGCGGCCACAACGCCAACGTGGCGCACAACGGCTGGGACTTACAGTTCCCTATGACCAAGCTGTCGTGACCGGATCACGTCACCCCCACCACACGCGGACGTACGAGCTGTCTGGGCGACTGACTCACAGTCACGTCTTCTTTCAGATTTGACTCTTTATCAGATCCGTTTAAAGACTACAGCTTGTGCTGTACGTGTCAGTATTTACTACTCTGGTTCACTGGATGGAGACATTGCAAAGAAGGAGTCCAGACAAGTTGGCTCTTGAATGTTTAgtaagcacacaaaaaaagtaaaatgatttATGTAAATGGTTGGAGGTTTGCTTTCCTGCACCCCAACTCTTGTGGTGCGGTTTGCGTGGCATCGTTTCACAAACTGAGCGTCTTGAGGAAGCGTGAGGTAACTCTGTGGTTTTTGGGGTTTGAATTGAGGGAGTTCACTACTTTTCTAAACTAATCAGTTGCGCTTGCCATGTGAAACATGAAGCGACGTGTGTAGATCCCTGAGCCTTTTGTCCTTTTACGGTGCTTTCCTCTTAACTACTGTGCACTTGTACTTCTGtatcctctccctctctcattcTCTCTGTGTGCCTGGTGCAGCTTGGGAAATTCTCTCTGCTTTGTGGTCTGATGAATGCGTGGCCTTAAATGCTATATTGAATATTTGATGtactgttaattttttttaaagaagtgaaCAAAAAACGCATGGTGGATGTGAATGTAGTGTCCCAATATTTGTGAATGTTGCTGTACATATTTATAACAGAGGATTTTTATCATTAAATATGTGACTTTTGAGCAAAGTTGCTTTCTTAACGTGTAGATTCAAAAGGCACTAAAATCAAACAACCTGTTTTACCTTAGTTTGTCAAGGTCAATATTAATTAGTTATTTGTCAGTGGAGTACAGCGAGGACGATAAAAATGTGCCTGGTCGTATATTATAAAGTCTGAATCTATGTTTTTGTGCTAACATCAATTTGGTTTAGTCGGGGAATACTGTACctttcataggtgtcaaacttagGTCCTGTCGGGCcgctttcctgcatgttttccaagtctccctgctgcaacacaccagattcaaatgaacaggttcaatgtcaggtttccgcagagcttgctgatgatctgatcatttgaattaggtgtgttgcaacagggagacttggaaaaaaatgcaggacaACGGCCCTCTAGGACCtgaatttgacacctatgctttaaATCGTTACCGTGCTGCTTTCAAAGTCCTCCGGAAGAATGCAAAACTGAACGGAACAGGCGAGTTAGTTGCCTCTATTTCATTGTTGCGACATGTTGACACAATGACGCGGTGGGGCGGATTTTTAATCTGTCGAAACATTTGCGCAAACTTTAACAATgactcattttgaggttttatttgcCGACTACTGGCGTCTTTATAAGCATTTCTAGGCGAGGCGGGGAACACTTGAACGCAACACTGTGCTACTTTTACTTTCGgtgcttttatttgattttgtgacgagccatcttttgttttttgccatctAGTGTAAAGAACTACCAGATTCCCCACTTTTACGATGATAGTCATCATATTCAGCTGCTTAATATTGTATGCAGGTAAGGTTTATTTAAGGTCTCTATTTGTTCgcctgttagcattagcttagcCGCGTTGTAAATGCCTGTTTGTTTTCTAAACTTTTTGTGAGCTTCGTCAGTTTTTGTTTGCGTGCTCACGGATTACCCATGTGAGGATCAATTCTCCGTCATCTGTTAAATACTTTGTATGCGTTAAAACAGTGGCACTGAAATCATGGTCACCAAGCTCGTGTGGTTTAAATCCGTACACACCCACTTTTCGAGGAATACATTGGTGTTAACCAACCTTTTTTCAGCCAAGGCGCGTACAGTATCTTACATTATACAATTATGACAcaccatgaaataaaaatgtcataaagTATATAAACTGAAATAAAGATCTCGTCTCAATTTGCACTAATTTACTTCCACAACAGTCCGCTATAACTTGTTCAGTATTGCAGCTTTgctatttccttccactgctgcCAAGATATGCAGAAGAGGAGAGAAAAAGTTGAGTTCTTCATTTGTACTGTGCATTTAACCATCATGCCTGTTTGCATTGTGAATGTGTGTTATTTCAGCAAAGCCTGCAAGCACTTCCTGCCCACTAGAAATAACTCCTAACTTTGTGCTGGTGCCTTTCGGCGGCTCCATCTCAGCTGTATGCAAGTCCTTATCCAGTCAATTGAAGGGAATGGGCTGGGAGTCGTCATTTGGAGGCACGGGACTGGTGAAGGGTGTGTCGAACCTCACCTTGAAAATAGATTCGTTGCAAAGTTGGCACGTGAGTCCCATCTGCTTTGTCAATCTGAATGGTTCTCAGTGTACGAAGGATTTACCCGTCACCGTCTACAGTAAGTagccttttattttttgggggagttaATACTTGAACATTCCTGCGTGCCTTAATTTGTCACTTCTCCTTGCAGAAATGCCGGACAATGTGTCCATATCACTGGAGAGTCACGTTGGCCCCATGTCAGAGCTTGAACCCTTTGTCGTGCGGTGTGAAGTCAATCAGATTGCGTCAATACAGAATGTCTCTTTGGAATTGCTCAACGGCAATGAAAGAGTGTCCAATATATTGTTCAATAATTTTGACAACAAAGAGCCAGTTTCCAAATCCTTCTACTTTTTCACGTTATCAAAGAGAGAGTATAATGGAGCGCAATTCCGCTGTAAGGCAAGGATCGACCTTGGCCCATTGGGGCACCTTCCAGAGATGTCCTCGGAGCCGCTCGAGCTGATTGTGCATTGTAAGTCTATATCAAGTGAGGAAGCTTAACAACAAGGGCAGGGCAGGACAAGAGCATCGTACTATGCAGTACCACTCCCTGTGAGGAAGAAATGTAGCGAGTAGCAAGTTGGATAACAGAAAAGGAGCATTTAGGATGCAGAAGGTAGCCAATAGGATTGGATTGGACAGGATGACCGCGAGAATAATACAGAACAGGAGCATGTATGAGATAGGACAGAACAGGATAGTCGCAAGTAGGACAGGATCGGATAGGACAAGAGCACATAGCATGTGGAAAGTTTCGAATAGGAGAGGGCAGAAGCACTTGGGACATGAGTAAATAGGTAAGGACAGGAGCAATGAGCCAGGCATTGCTACACTGTGTGGGAAAGGGATGTAACCGGTAGCAACTAGGACAGGACAGACAGGTGAAAAGTATGCAGAATGCACAAACTAGTGAATATGAATAGACAGGACAGGTGTGAATTGGTTATGGAAAGTAGCAAATAGAACAGGACCGGTCTGCACAAGAACACTTAAGACGGAGACAAACTGGACAGGGCGAGACAGGGGCAGAGCAGTGAGCCAGACCGTACTACACCCCGGTAGGAGAGGACAGGAGGACATTGGATGTGGAAAGTCAAATCAGGCAGGAGCAAGTTGGACAGGACTGGAGAAGTGAGCCAAGTAGTACTACACTCTGTAAGGACAGGACAAGATAGAAGCCAATCAGAGCTAACTTGCACGCTGGGAACGGTGATCCACTTTCATTCTAAATGTAATCTTGTATCAACAGACGCGCCGACCTTCAGCCAACCAACGAACGAGACTCTGACGCTCCAAGTTGGCAGCCAAATGAGTTTAGATTGCAGCGCCTCAGGAAACCCACTGCCGGAATACAGCTGGAAGATGCCTTACACGTCGAAAGTTCTGACTGAAACTCAATCTGTTTTCAACTCCTCTTTCAAGCATCCGGGCCCCTACGAGTGCACCGCCGCAAACTCTCAGGGAACCATCACCAAGCGCTTCACGATCACCCAAGCTCCAAGTAAGCTCTTCTCTGCATCTTCACTTGGGCCCGAATGATCGGTCGATATTagggtttttcaaaataataattttaggcCAGAAAATCAATTTTGGTTGGGCCCTATGCTTTATCTTCCTGTCTGGCTAAATGTTGCGTAATTCTCACCTTGCGATTGCAATTTTAGCTGCCGGGGGACCATTGTTTGGATTTCAATTTCTGTGTTTTTTGTCATCATGCTCATTGGTTGCGGGGTGTCTCTCAGACAGAAACTTTATCGGAGTGCACCTTTGCGTAGTTCGCATTCTTGACGAGACAATAACGAAAACTCCCGTCTCCCTCAGGACCTCGAAGAACCTTGGCATTGATGCTCGGACTGTTTGTGGGCCTGGCAGTCATGCTCTGcattttgggatatttttttgtcactccCCAAGGGACATTTTCTTCCAAGAAGCAGAGTTATACTCCTGGATCAGCCACGTCAGCTCCTGTATGAtccgtgcttgtttttttttttttcctttttctacatttttacaactaatTTTACTATGCAATTGTGGCTCTGCATGAGCTTTTGTATGACTGAGCTTTttgtatattgtgtgtgtgtgcgtgtgcttgtgtgcgcTGAGTAGCCTGGATGCAAATGCCTGTTTTGGGCTAATTTGCCAAAGAGACCAAGTGAAGTCCAATTTTCACTACTCAACCACAACTTCTGGGTTCCAAattgcacatccatccatctatgagGTACAACTGAACCGTGTAGCCGCCGTTTTTGCActtattttctctttgtgttTGCTGCACCTTTTTATATCATTGTTTGTAAACCTAATTGCATGATTTTCAATGCTTCTTGTCCACTTCTGGTTCGGTTTTGCACTATAAACACTGACCTGTGAATTTGCTTCTCCCCATTGTGTTATCAAGaaaatcatccattttgttgTACTTGACAAGCATTAAATGCGCATCGATAGTGCTTTtaatgtcaaaaatgaaatgtgttcTTGCATTTGTAAACTTTCGGATGGAACAAACGTTAAAAGTTGAATTTTGAGAAACATTCAGAGAACaaaaatttacttttttcatcCTTAATTAGTCTTTGACTAATCCCCCagccacacacaaatatttgcaGAAAAGTGATTTCCTGTATTGTTAAATAAATCCggtaaaagtaccggtactgatTAGTCCCCGCAATACCCCAAAACGCCGCTAGGTGGTTGAATTGCTCTGAAAACCTTTAAGACTTCAAAAGGTGAGTAGTTTTACTTGTTAGACTTGCAGTTGAAAATagttttgctttatttccaTTTAATGATTTTAATAGTGATAAAAATCACTTGAATCAGCTTATTTGATTACTCAATTTGTCAATCCGTCACGAACAGTAGTACACTGATTACAGTTTCCTGTTGCCTCTCCATTTCGTGTCCGTTTGGTGAATTGAACGAGTGAGTAATTGTATTTACGTTTCATCATACAACAGTTCATTTGTTCAATTTTTCAACACTATTGTGACAGgctaaaaatgttaaaatcttggtttttgagttttttttaataggttaCACAAATAGATGCGCATTACATTACCTCTGATGGGGAAACTTGAGAATAACAAATACAGTAGCATGAGCTCACAATGCCGCCAAActtcagctaaaaaaaaaaatcattactaTTATAATGagtttaattggaaaaaaataacacaagactgCCGAAACATTTTTTCACCAAGCCTCCTCCGATTGCgcgtcactattttttttttcattgttcgtCATCTGCCTATCGTGAATGCGAGTTCAACTATTGCCTTAAAAAGACTATCACAAAGAAAAGCATTAATGTCAAACTTGAACCATGTCACAGATTTATTTTGACTTGTTATTCATAtaacagttgtatttttttgatgGCATGGGACCCTTACCACCACCGATCTAATGTATTGTCAATTATGTAAACGTTCTCAAGCGCTTGAAGTAGTGATCCAACTtacttgtttttaattgattgcGTGCCAGCTTGGGCCCCCACTTGGCCCCCGTCTGCTGCTCTCATTCACTCACATGGTGCGAGGCCGCCATACTAATTAGAAGGGAATGCAAAGTTAGCCTGACTCCACTTTTCCCACTTGCACCGTTCCAAtccttttgttttaatatgttgAAAGTTATATTTCACTGAAATTAAGTGATATATTCCTCATTTCATTTGCTTCCATCCGTCCCCTCATTCTTGTTCTGTGGCGTTTTTGCAGCTGCACACACACTGTAATGACACCACAAAGCATCAAATGGTGTTGCAGTTGTACAGCATTCTGATCACAGTGTGACTCTGGGCGTGCAACACAGCAACACCCACAAGCCTGCTGGCAGACAAAGAAAGCACGTACAAGTGAAAATAATAGTCATCATTCAAAATACGACCTCTTAGCATTTTGTAAAACTGCATAAACATCATGTCCGAAATATGACAAGAGTCAGTGGG
This region of Hippocampus zosterae strain Florida chromosome 17, ASM2543408v3, whole genome shotgun sequence genomic DNA includes:
- the LOC127590040 gene encoding matrix-remodeling-associated protein 5-like isoform X2 gives rise to the protein MIVIIFSCLILYAAKPASTSCPLEITPNFVLVPFGGSISAVCKSLSSQLKGMGWESSFGGTGLVKGVSNLTLKIDSLQSWHVSPICFVNLNGSQCTKDLPVTVYNAPTFSQPTNETLTLQVGSQMSLDCSASGNPLPEYSWKMPYTSKVLTETQSVFNSSFKHPGPYECTAANSQGTITKRFTITQAPRPRRTLALMLGLFVGLAVMLCILGYFFVTPQGTFSSKKQSYTPGSATSAPV
- the LOC127590040 gene encoding intercellular adhesion molecule 1-like isoform X1, coding for MIVIIFSCLILYAAKPASTSCPLEITPNFVLVPFGGSISAVCKSLSSQLKGMGWESSFGGTGLVKGVSNLTLKIDSLQSWHVSPICFVNLNGSQCTKDLPVTVYKMPDNVSISLESHVGPMSELEPFVVRCEVNQIASIQNVSLELLNGNERVSNILFNNFDNKEPVSKSFYFFTLSKREYNGAQFRCKARIDLGPLGHLPEMSSEPLELIVHYAPTFSQPTNETLTLQVGSQMSLDCSASGNPLPEYSWKMPYTSKVLTETQSVFNSSFKHPGPYECTAANSQGTITKRFTITQAPRPRRTLALMLGLFVGLAVMLCILGYFFVTPQGTFSSKKQSYTPGSATSAPV